In Alkalihalobacillus sp. FSL W8-0930, a single window of DNA contains:
- a CDS encoding TetR/AcrR family transcriptional regulator yields MSKKREALLTSAERLFYENGFHSIGIKRVHEEADVSLMTLYNHFQSKEELILEVLKKREERYFEFLETNSPTVLSIATAHLDWLQSHQNGCLFLRAKEEFPEKNHLIYQYVINHKNSLISFIERCGHSAKESFRLALLLEGATAMSEIHDTNEVREETLSIIRTLF; encoded by the coding sequence ATGAGTAAAAAAAGAGAAGCTTTACTTACAAGTGCTGAGCGCTTATTTTATGAAAATGGCTTTCATTCTATTGGTATTAAGCGAGTTCATGAAGAAGCTGACGTATCATTGATGACGCTCTACAACCATTTTCAATCAAAGGAAGAGCTTATTTTAGAAGTACTAAAAAAGCGAGAAGAAAGATACTTTGAGTTTCTTGAAACTAACTCTCCTACGGTTTTATCAATTGCCACTGCACATCTGGACTGGCTTCAGTCTCACCAGAATGGCTGTTTATTCTTACGCGCAAAAGAAGAATTTCCAGAAAAGAATCATTTGATTTATCAATATGTGATCAACCATAAAAATTCTTTGATTTCATTTATCGAGCGTTGTGGACACTCTGCTAAAGAATCGTTTCGTTTAGCCTTATTGCTAGAAGGGGCTACAGCTATGTCAGAAATTCATGACACAAATGAAGTCCGTGAAGAAACGTTAAGTATTATTAGAACGCTTTTCTAA
- a CDS encoding DUF2200 domain-containing protein produces the protein MSKHRIYTTSVASVYPHYVTKAEKKGRTKEEVDEIIRWLTGYTQDELEEIIENKTDFETFFSEAQNMNASRELIKGVVCGVRVEEIEETTMREIRYLDKLIDELARGKKMEKILRT, from the coding sequence TTGTCAAAACACCGTATCTACACAACAAGCGTTGCGAGTGTCTATCCTCATTATGTAACTAAGGCAGAGAAAAAAGGACGTACCAAGGAAGAGGTCGATGAGATCATTCGTTGGTTAACTGGATATACACAAGACGAACTTGAAGAAATCATTGAAAATAAAACAGATTTTGAAACATTCTTTTCAGAGGCACAGAACATGAACGCATCTAGGGAATTAATTAAAGGGGTTGTCTGTGGCGTACGTGTGGAAGAGATTGAAGAAACCACCATGCGTGAGATTCGTTATTTAGATAAACTAATTGATGAACTGGCAAGAGGTAAGAAGATGGAAAAGATTTTACGAACATAA